A genomic region of Dehalococcoidia bacterium contains the following coding sequences:
- a CDS encoding toxin-antitoxin system HicB family antitoxin — MKPSDKYLKIVEWSEEDKCYVGTCPGLMLGGVHGDDEGEVYKELCQAVDEWIKVYQEDGEPLPAPTAGKKYSGKFVLRVGEDLHKTLTIEALREGESLNAHCLHLLRERRAPYGEDNR, encoded by the coding sequence TTGAAACCGAGTGATAAATATTTAAAGATCGTCGAGTGGTCGGAGGAAGACAAGTGCTATGTCGGCACCTGCCCCGGTCTCATGCTGGGCGGCGTGCACGGCGACGACGAGGGCGAGGTCTATAAGGAATTATGCCAGGCGGTGGATGAGTGGATCAAGGTTTACCAGGAGGACGGCGAGCCGCTGCCTGCACCGACGGCGGGGAAGAAGTACTCCGGCAAATTCGTGCTTCGTGTCGGTGAGGACCTGCATAAGACGCTGACGATAGAAGCCTTGCGTGAAGGCGAGAGCCTGAACGCTCATTGCCTGCATCTGCTGCGCGAGCGCCGCGCACCGTACGGCGAGGATAATCGTTAA
- a CDS encoding GNAT family N-acetyltransferase — MTTFTIVKTKKDIAETARLAHEIWNEHYTKIIGQAQVDYMMENFQSESAIAAQIAGGYEYYLIIRDGEPVGYLAVVPDHAKSSSQFSKLYVLKDRRGGGIGKESMDFVEELCRKSDIKTLWLTVNKYNSEAIAWYGRLGFAKAGEIVMDIGGGYIMDDFRFEKIVR; from the coding sequence ATGACAACATTCACCATCGTCAAAACCAAAAAAGACATCGCCGAGACCGCGCGCCTGGCGCATGAGATCTGGAACGAGCACTATACCAAAATAATCGGGCAGGCGCAGGTGGACTATATGATGGAAAATTTCCAGAGCGAGAGCGCCATCGCCGCGCAGATCGCCGGCGGCTATGAATACTACCTGATAATACGTGACGGCGAGCCCGTGGGCTACCTGGCCGTAGTGCCCGACCACGCGAAATCCAGCTCCCAGTTCAGCAAGCTATACGTACTCAAGGACAGGCGCGGCGGCGGCATCGGCAAAGAGTCGATGGACTTTGTTGAGGAGCTCTGCCGTAAGTCCGACATCAAGACGCTGTGGCTAACGGTGAACAAGTACAACTCGGAGGCGATTGCGTGGTACGGGCGGCTGGGGTTTGCAAAGGCCGGGGAGATTGTGATGGACATAGGCGGGGGGTACATCATGGATGACTTCAGGTTTGAGAAGATAGTGCGATGA
- a CDS encoding methylenetetrahydrofolate reductase — protein MGGRNRPHGIGHVLDWLGNDRSKKETRFAMKNISIEIAPRTFEQFERDIAAIRKDFPDIDVLNIPDLLDFEIRSWDAARIGVKYFENVVPHIRAIDFNLREPFKLIPYFKKHKINSVLIVTGDKPQGMTRMVYRNSCLELIRIFKKEAPEIKIYAALDQYRSSFRQELDYIEDKRVAGADGFFTQPFFDVRLLEIYLDLLKDYTVFWGISPVLKETMKNYWESKNNAFFPPDFQPTMEWNANFARRAIKSISAYNSSVYLMPININTMNYLGQVFKER, from the coding sequence GTGGGCGGTCGGAATCGGCCTCATGGTATCGGGCATGTTCTGGATTGGCTGGGCAACGATAGAAGCAAGAAAGAAACACGGTTCGCAATGAAAAACATATCTATAGAAATAGCGCCGCGCACATTCGAGCAGTTCGAGAGGGACATCGCGGCCATAAGAAAAGATTTCCCCGATATCGACGTTCTCAACATACCGGACCTGCTGGATTTTGAGATACGCAGCTGGGATGCGGCCAGGATCGGCGTTAAATATTTCGAGAACGTGGTGCCGCACATCCGCGCCATCGACTTCAACCTGCGCGAGCCGTTCAAGCTCATCCCCTATTTCAAAAAGCATAAAATCAACTCCGTGCTTATCGTCACCGGCGACAAGCCGCAGGGCATGACGCGAATGGTCTACCGCAACTCGTGCCTTGAGCTCATCCGCATCTTCAAGAAAGAGGCGCCGGAGATAAAGATATACGCCGCGCTGGACCAGTACCGCAGCAGCTTCCGCCAGGAGCTTGACTACATCGAGGACAAGCGGGTCGCCGGCGCCGACGGCTTCTTCACCCAGCCCTTCTTCGACGTGAGGCTGCTTGAGATATATCTCGACCTGCTCAAGGACTACACCGTATTCTGGGGCATCAGCCCGGTGCTCAAAGAGACGATGAAAAACTACTGGGAGAGCAAGAATAACGCCTTCTTCCCGCCCGATTTCCAGCCGACCATGGAGTGGAACGCAAATTTTGCCAGGCGGGCTATAAAGTCGATTAGTGCCTATAACTCGAGCGTGTACCTCATGCCGATAAACATCAACACGATGAACTACCTAGGCCAGGTATTCAAGGAGCGATAA